DNA from Lentibacillus amyloliquefaciens:
TAAATAGCATTTAAATTAAAAGGTATCTTAGCAAAGAAATTATGACCCGTATTAGCAGTACTTTTAGGGCAATCACAATATTTATTGTCATTTAGTTATTTATGGTGTAATAAGGTTGATAAAATGTTGAGTAATTTATCAAAATATTGTCATACCTAAAAAATAGCGTACTAAATGTTATGTGATTTAGTACGCTAAATGTATTGTGTTTTTATTTTTTCTCCACCGTAAGTGAACTGCTTACTCTCACATTGAGGGCATCCCTTTTATTACCAGTCCGTGTGATCATTTAAAAAGGCATTAACTTTATCAATATATGTTTCTTTCGCGACAACATAGGGCTCGCCATGATTGGCGCCGTCGACTGTCATGAGTTCCGCTTCACTCTTGGTATTTTCATATAATTCTTCCGACATGCGTGTGGGTACAAATGTATCAGCATTGCCATGAATATACAAAATCGGAATCTCTGCTTTTTTAACCTGATCCAAAGCAGAGGCTTCTGAAAGTGAATAGCCTGCGCGAATATTTGTCACAACACTGGTGGACGGTAGAAACGGAAATGATGGCAGATTAAACATCCGATCCATCTGATAGGAAAATAGATCATACACGCTCGTATATGGACTGTCTGCAATCACAGCCTTTACATTATCAGGCAGGTCTTCCCCGGCTGTCATAAGCATCGTCGCCGCCCCCATTGAAACACCATGCAAAATAATCTCCGTATCTTCACCATATGTTTCAATTATCCGGTCAATCCAGGCGGTATAATCATGGCGATCATGCCAGCCAAAGCCAATATAATCGCCGCCGCTTGCCCCATGACCGCGTGCATCGGCCGTGAAAATATTGTAACCCTTCTGTTCATGATAATACTCGCCATATAAGCCCATATCCATTGCATTACCCAGATAACCATGGGCCATTACAACGACTTTATTCGATGGTTTTTCCGCTTCCAGAAAATACCCTTTCAGCTCCAGGTTATCCTCCGATTCCATGGTCCATTCCTCAAACTCCTGCTCATCAACCCACTTTCGCCAATCACCTTCCAGAAGAACATCCATTGTTTCCGCGGATACTTCCAGATCCTCATTCCCATTCAGAAAATCTTTTTCACCGCGTTCAATCGCCAAGCTATAAAAATAAAAACTTGCAATAATATTTATAATTAACAGGAGACTTAAAATCCCGATTCCTATGCGTATCCAAGTCTTGCGTTTCACGTTCCATCTCCTCTCTCTAATCTTTGAGTCTATCTTTATTATACAAAAAATCACGACCAATTTGGCAATTCATCGCATGGTACTTCTTAGGAAATGACGAAAAAATAAGAAAAATTGTTCTTTCAAGTTATCTTCTATGCATAAATGATCTATAATATAGTCAGAATCGTCATTTAAATACTTTTCATAAAGGAGAAAGACATGAAGCACACTTATCTATTGACAGGCTATCCCGGATTTCTCGCAACAAATCTCATAAAACAACTCGTTCATGATCACGGCCAAAAAATAAGCCACATTTATGTACTGGTTCTGCCGGACCTCCAGAGAAAAGCAGCCGATGAAATCCGGCTTCTTGCGGGAACCAGCGGAATCAGCCCTGATACCTTTTCGATTGTGCCGGGGGATATTACAAAAGAGGAGCTCGGAATA
Protein-coding regions in this window:
- a CDS encoding alpha/beta hydrolase, with product MKRKTWIRIGIGILSLLLIINIIASFYFYSLAIERGEKDFLNGNEDLEVSAETMDVLLEGDWRKWVDEQEFEEWTMESEDNLELKGYFLEAEKPSNKVVVMAHGYLGNAMDMGLYGEYYHEQKGYNIFTADARGHGASGGDYIGFGWHDRHDYTAWIDRIIETYGEDTEIILHGVSMGAATMLMTAGEDLPDNVKAVIADSPYTSVYDLFSYQMDRMFNLPSFPFLPSTSVVTNIRAGYSLSEASALDQVKKAEIPILYIHGNADTFVPTRMSEELYENTKSEAELMTVDGANHGEPYVVAKETYIDKVNAFLNDHTDW